From a region of the Theobroma cacao cultivar B97-61/B2 chromosome 8, Criollo_cocoa_genome_V2, whole genome shotgun sequence genome:
- the LOC18592162 gene encoding carbon catabolite repressor protein 4 homolog 1 isoform X2 gives MGSQDSKEYEMAVTLPSNTPVEGCEINPDVRVKHRAFPTLQPLPPYSVTFSWYREVVCSVHPSKLATVQCMSCVKLEVPVDQSYHCSSQCFLDAWQMHVKLHSHAVKTEKQTATGGQQELRMLRSCGSWPDFSADQLFGENTLVVEREGKVWIKVGSSKTYKPSKEDVGFTLRLECVAVDYSEGTQLAPINIIVTDPVITFPPRCPRCMIEVGSYMKSHNIHFKSQTSDGLTFSVLSYNILADMYTGMGKYSYCPSWAVVWEYRKQNLLPEIIGYDADIICLQEVQSDHFEGYLQPELMKCGYSVMYKRKRTELYTSSRHYISEGCATFYRHDLFKEIMKYELEFDQRAQLVVEDLKPELKHVGRIRLMKDNVALIVILEAIRDGSMNDDFQFRICVVLDPHMLLVRGRINSVSGERTDPLGIYQILKLEHSLALVSAYASFFHLRGIDEKQFNRMNLENHEPLFTYFTSGFAGTLDYILYTADSLRVEGLLELLDFESMGVGLPSPLWSSDHIALMASFRLKPHSTSESWPALPQEI, from the exons ATGGGTTCTCAAGACTCGAAGGAATACGAAATGGCAGTGACTCTCCCTTCAAATACGCCAGTGGAGGGATGCGAAATCAACCCAGACGTTCGTGTCAAACACAGAGCATTTCCTACTCTTCAACCTCTTCCTCCATATTCCGTCACTTTCAGCTG GTATCGTGAGGTGGTTTGCTCTGTGCACCCTTCTAAGTTGGCTACTGTTCAGTGTATGTCCTGTGTAAAGCTAGAGGTTCCAGTGGATCAGAGTTATCATTGCTCTTCACAGTGCTTCTTAGATGCATGGCAAATGCATGTGAAGCTTCATAGTCATGCAGTTAAAACGGAAAAGCAGACTGCAACTGGTGGTCAACAAGAATTAAGAATGCTTAGGAGTTGTGGCTCATGGCCAGACTTCAGTGCCGACCAATTGTTTGGTGAAAATACACTGGTGGTAGAGCGAGAAGGGAAAGTATGGATCAAGGTGGGCTCTTCTAAAACTTATAAACCGTCTAAAGAAGATGTTGGCTTCACTCTTAGGCTGGAATGTGTGGCTGTGGACTATTCTGAGGGCACTCAGTTGGCTCCTATCAATATCATAGTGACTGATCCTGTGATTACTTTCCCTCCTCGTTGTCCTCGCTGTATGATTGAAGTTGGAAGTTATATGAAATCTCATAACATCCATTTCAAATCCCAGACTTCTGATGGTTTAACATTTAGTGTGCTATCATATAATATCCTTGCTGACATGTACACTGGTATGGGTAAGTACAGTTACTGTCCAAGTTGGGCTGTTGTTTGGGAATACCGCAAGCAAAATTTGCTGCCAGAGATCATTGGATATGATGCTGATATTATTTGTCTTCAGGAG GTGCAAAGTGATCATTTTGAAGGTTACCTTCAACCTGAGCTGATGAAATGTGGTTATTCTGTTATGTACAAGAGGAAAAGAACAGAG TTATATACTTCTAGCCGCCATTATATAAGTGAGGGATGTGCAACTTTTTATCGCCATGACCTATTCAAagaaatcatgaaatatgag CTTGAGTTTGATCAGAGGGCACAGTTAGTGGTTGAAGATTTGAAACCTGAACTCAAACATGTGGGTCGTATTCGCCTAATGAAG GACAATGTTGCACTTATTGTCATATTGGAAGCAATAAGAGATGGCAGcatgaatgatgattttcagTTTAGAATTTGTGTGGTACT TGATCCTCATATGCTTCTCGTTAGAGGCAGAATCAATTCTGTTTCTGGGGAGAGAACTGATCCATTGGGTATATATCAGATTCTCAAGCTTGAACACTCATTAGCTCTG GTTAGTGCATATGCATCATTTTTCCATTTGAGGGGGATTGATGAAAAACAGTTCAATAGGATGAACCTTGAGAACCATGAGCCTTTATTTACCTACTTCACTTCGGGATTTGCTGGAACCTTAGACTATATTCTCTACACAG CGGACAGTTTGAGGGTTGAAGGTTTATTGGAGCTTCTCGATTTTGAAAGTATGGGTGTTGGTCTTCCATCACCCCTATGGTCATCAGACCACATTGCCCTGATGGCCAGTTTCAGACTCAAACCGCATTCTACCTCTGAATCATGGCCGGCTCTTCCTCAGGAGATCTGA
- the LOC18592162 gene encoding carbon catabolite repressor protein 4 homolog 1 isoform X1 codes for MGSQDSKEYEMAVTLPSNTPVEGCEINPDVRVKHRAFPTLQPLPPYSVTFSWYREVVCSVHPSKLATVQCMSCVKLEVPVDQSYHCSSQCFLDAWQMHVKLHSHAVKTEKQTATGGQQELRMLRSCGSWPDFSADQLFGENTLVVEREGKVWIKVGSSKTYKPSKEDVGFTLRLECVAVDYSEGTQLAPINIIVTDPVITFPPRCPRCMIEVGSYMKSHNIHFKSQTSDGLTFSVLSYNILADMYTGMGKYSYCPSWAVVWEYRKQNLLPEIIGYDADIICLQEVQSDHFEGYLQPELMKCGYSVMYKRKRTELYTSSRHYISEGCATFYRHDLFKEIMKYELEFDQRAQLVVEDLKPELKHVGRIRLMKDNVALIVILEAIRDGSMNDDFQFRICVANTHTHANTELPDVKLYQVANLVRGLEKIAQSKIPLLICGDLNSPPESDPHMLLVRGRINSVSGERTDPLGIYQILKLEHSLALVSAYASFFHLRGIDEKQFNRMNLENHEPLFTYFTSGFAGTLDYILYTADSLRVEGLLELLDFESMGVGLPSPLWSSDHIALMASFRLKPHSTSESWPALPQEI; via the exons ATGGGTTCTCAAGACTCGAAGGAATACGAAATGGCAGTGACTCTCCCTTCAAATACGCCAGTGGAGGGATGCGAAATCAACCCAGACGTTCGTGTCAAACACAGAGCATTTCCTACTCTTCAACCTCTTCCTCCATATTCCGTCACTTTCAGCTG GTATCGTGAGGTGGTTTGCTCTGTGCACCCTTCTAAGTTGGCTACTGTTCAGTGTATGTCCTGTGTAAAGCTAGAGGTTCCAGTGGATCAGAGTTATCATTGCTCTTCACAGTGCTTCTTAGATGCATGGCAAATGCATGTGAAGCTTCATAGTCATGCAGTTAAAACGGAAAAGCAGACTGCAACTGGTGGTCAACAAGAATTAAGAATGCTTAGGAGTTGTGGCTCATGGCCAGACTTCAGTGCCGACCAATTGTTTGGTGAAAATACACTGGTGGTAGAGCGAGAAGGGAAAGTATGGATCAAGGTGGGCTCTTCTAAAACTTATAAACCGTCTAAAGAAGATGTTGGCTTCACTCTTAGGCTGGAATGTGTGGCTGTGGACTATTCTGAGGGCACTCAGTTGGCTCCTATCAATATCATAGTGACTGATCCTGTGATTACTTTCCCTCCTCGTTGTCCTCGCTGTATGATTGAAGTTGGAAGTTATATGAAATCTCATAACATCCATTTCAAATCCCAGACTTCTGATGGTTTAACATTTAGTGTGCTATCATATAATATCCTTGCTGACATGTACACTGGTATGGGTAAGTACAGTTACTGTCCAAGTTGGGCTGTTGTTTGGGAATACCGCAAGCAAAATTTGCTGCCAGAGATCATTGGATATGATGCTGATATTATTTGTCTTCAGGAG GTGCAAAGTGATCATTTTGAAGGTTACCTTCAACCTGAGCTGATGAAATGTGGTTATTCTGTTATGTACAAGAGGAAAAGAACAGAG TTATATACTTCTAGCCGCCATTATATAAGTGAGGGATGTGCAACTTTTTATCGCCATGACCTATTCAAagaaatcatgaaatatgag CTTGAGTTTGATCAGAGGGCACAGTTAGTGGTTGAAGATTTGAAACCTGAACTCAAACATGTGGGTCGTATTCGCCTAATGAAG GACAATGTTGCACTTATTGTCATATTGGAAGCAATAAGAGATGGCAGcatgaatgatgattttcagTTTAGAATTTGTGTG GCAAATACCCATACACATGCAAACACTGAACTGCCAGACGTAAAATTATACCAg GTTGCAAACCTTGTCCGTGGACTGGAGAAAATTGCCCAATCAAAAATTCCTCTATTGATTTGTGGAGATTTGAACTCTCCTCCTGAAAG TGATCCTCATATGCTTCTCGTTAGAGGCAGAATCAATTCTGTTTCTGGGGAGAGAACTGATCCATTGGGTATATATCAGATTCTCAAGCTTGAACACTCATTAGCTCTG GTTAGTGCATATGCATCATTTTTCCATTTGAGGGGGATTGATGAAAAACAGTTCAATAGGATGAACCTTGAGAACCATGAGCCTTTATTTACCTACTTCACTTCGGGATTTGCTGGAACCTTAGACTATATTCTCTACACAG CGGACAGTTTGAGGGTTGAAGGTTTATTGGAGCTTCTCGATTTTGAAAGTATGGGTGTTGGTCTTCCATCACCCCTATGGTCATCAGACCACATTGCCCTGATGGCCAGTTTCAGACTCAAACCGCATTCTACCTCTGAATCATGGCCGGCTCTTCCTCAGGAGATCTGA
- the LOC18592162 gene encoding carbon catabolite repressor protein 4 homolog 1 isoform X3, with translation MGSQDSKEYEMAVTLPSNTPVEGCEINPDVRVKHRAFPTLQPLPPYSVTFSWYREVVCSVHPSKLATVQCMSCVKLEVPVDQSYHCSSQCFLDAWQMHVKLHSHAVKTEKQTATGGQQELRMLRSCGSWPDFSADQLFGENTLVVEREGKVWIKVGSSKTYKPSKEDVGFTLRLECVAVDYSEGTQLAPINIIVTDPVITFPPRCPRCMIEVGSYMKSHNIHFKSQTSDGLTFSVLSYNILADMYTGMGKYSYCPSWAVVWEYRKQNLLPEIIGYDADIICLQEVQSDHFEGYLQPELMKCGYSVMYKRKRTELYTSSRHYISEGCATFYRHDLFKEIMKYELEFDQRAQLVVEDLKPELKHVGRIRLMKDNVALIVILEAIRDGSMNDDFQFRICVANTHTHANTELPDVKLYQVANLVRGLEKIAQSKIPLLICGDLNSPPESDPHMLLVRGRINSVSGERTDPLGIYQILKLEHSLALEKLFCRLVHMHHFSI, from the exons ATGGGTTCTCAAGACTCGAAGGAATACGAAATGGCAGTGACTCTCCCTTCAAATACGCCAGTGGAGGGATGCGAAATCAACCCAGACGTTCGTGTCAAACACAGAGCATTTCCTACTCTTCAACCTCTTCCTCCATATTCCGTCACTTTCAGCTG GTATCGTGAGGTGGTTTGCTCTGTGCACCCTTCTAAGTTGGCTACTGTTCAGTGTATGTCCTGTGTAAAGCTAGAGGTTCCAGTGGATCAGAGTTATCATTGCTCTTCACAGTGCTTCTTAGATGCATGGCAAATGCATGTGAAGCTTCATAGTCATGCAGTTAAAACGGAAAAGCAGACTGCAACTGGTGGTCAACAAGAATTAAGAATGCTTAGGAGTTGTGGCTCATGGCCAGACTTCAGTGCCGACCAATTGTTTGGTGAAAATACACTGGTGGTAGAGCGAGAAGGGAAAGTATGGATCAAGGTGGGCTCTTCTAAAACTTATAAACCGTCTAAAGAAGATGTTGGCTTCACTCTTAGGCTGGAATGTGTGGCTGTGGACTATTCTGAGGGCACTCAGTTGGCTCCTATCAATATCATAGTGACTGATCCTGTGATTACTTTCCCTCCTCGTTGTCCTCGCTGTATGATTGAAGTTGGAAGTTATATGAAATCTCATAACATCCATTTCAAATCCCAGACTTCTGATGGTTTAACATTTAGTGTGCTATCATATAATATCCTTGCTGACATGTACACTGGTATGGGTAAGTACAGTTACTGTCCAAGTTGGGCTGTTGTTTGGGAATACCGCAAGCAAAATTTGCTGCCAGAGATCATTGGATATGATGCTGATATTATTTGTCTTCAGGAG GTGCAAAGTGATCATTTTGAAGGTTACCTTCAACCTGAGCTGATGAAATGTGGTTATTCTGTTATGTACAAGAGGAAAAGAACAGAG TTATATACTTCTAGCCGCCATTATATAAGTGAGGGATGTGCAACTTTTTATCGCCATGACCTATTCAAagaaatcatgaaatatgag CTTGAGTTTGATCAGAGGGCACAGTTAGTGGTTGAAGATTTGAAACCTGAACTCAAACATGTGGGTCGTATTCGCCTAATGAAG GACAATGTTGCACTTATTGTCATATTGGAAGCAATAAGAGATGGCAGcatgaatgatgattttcagTTTAGAATTTGTGTG GCAAATACCCATACACATGCAAACACTGAACTGCCAGACGTAAAATTATACCAg GTTGCAAACCTTGTCCGTGGACTGGAGAAAATTGCCCAATCAAAAATTCCTCTATTGATTTGTGGAGATTTGAACTCTCCTCCTGAAAG TGATCCTCATATGCTTCTCGTTAGAGGCAGAATCAATTCTGTTTCTGGGGAGAGAACTGATCCATTGGGTATATATCAGATTCTCAAGCTTGAACACTCATTAGCTCTG GAAAAGTTGTTTTGCAGGTTAGTGCATATGCATCATTTTTCCATTTGA
- the LOC18592163 gene encoding uncharacterized protein LOC18592163 yields MVSIQAPLSPDMRKTTPDQLENSSKKRKLDEPQGDEETFEKRSKAASTKSVFDMELHLETPLPLEWQRCLDIQSGQIHFYNTRTHTRTCKDPRRSPEPPSPRHMSLDLELNLPCDSVRKTNATDHHQFDKHNSVSPRSDSVDKKINSTGGLTTQSLSWLAVEEDDQKQQEMVATVCMRCHMLVMLCKSAPACPNCKFMHPPDQGPPKLFKQRLSLLC; encoded by the exons ATGGTTTCCATTCAAGCCCCTCTCTCCCCGGACATGAGAAAGACAACCCCGGATCAGTTAGAAAATTCATCAAAGAAGAGAAAGCTGGATGAGCCACAAGGTGATGAAGAAACTTTCGAGAAGCGATCAAAAGCAGCAAGCACAAAATCAGTGTTTGATATGGAGCTCCACCTCGAGACTCCATTGCCTTTGGAGTGGCAAAGATGTCTTGATATTCAG TCAGGGCAGATACACTTTTACAATACAAGGACCCATACGAGAACTTGTAAGGATCCGAGGAGAAGCCCTGAGCCCCCAAGCCCCCGTCACATGAGCTTAGACCTTGAGCTAAACCTACCATGCGATTCAGTAAGAAAAACTAATGCAACAGATCATCACCAATTCGACAAGCACAACTCTGTTAGCCCCAGGAGCGATTCAGTTGATAAGAAGATCAACTCAACAGGAGGATTAACGACGCAGAGCCTTTCATGGTTGGCAGTCGAGGAGGATGATCAGAAACAGCAAGAGATGGTAGCCACGGTGTGCATGCGGTGCCACATGTTGGTGATGCTATGCAAGTCAGCACCTGCATGCCCTAACTGCAAATTCATGCACCCACCAGACCAGGGCCCTCCAAAACTATTCAAGCAAAGGCTTAGTCTCTTGTGCTAG